The following proteins are encoded in a genomic region of Elusimicrobiaceae bacterium:
- a CDS encoding class I SAM-dependent methyltransferase, translating to MPPSTQTETALYDENWHQWVDMKSYGPASRYLRALITDLLELVPDRQSVKTALDLGCGEGTNTLLLAQHLTRAKVTGADFSATAISCARRHAKPGRLEFTLDKNSDSLDSRYDLITCFEVLEHVRDWRALLARMANASEKYLLLSFPTGKMRPFEVNVGHLRNFKKGEVETFLAGAGYEPVRVFYAGFPFYSPLYRDLCNLTNMANNSVSRGKFGRKQKLISAVGYFFFRHLSTRLSKGDRFAGLFRRRQPEN from the coding sequence ATGCCGCCGAGCACACAAACCGAAACCGCGCTCTACGACGAAAACTGGCACCAGTGGGTTGACATGAAAAGTTACGGGCCTGCCAGCCGCTACCTGCGCGCGCTGATAACGGACCTGCTGGAACTGGTTCCTGACAGGCAATCCGTTAAAACCGCGCTTGATCTGGGCTGCGGAGAAGGCACCAATACCCTGCTGCTCGCGCAGCATCTGACGCGGGCCAAGGTAACCGGCGCGGACTTTTCAGCCACCGCCATTTCCTGCGCCCGCCGCCATGCCAAGCCCGGCCGGCTGGAATTCACGCTCGATAAAAACAGCGATTCGCTTGATTCCCGCTATGATCTGATAACCTGTTTCGAGGTGCTGGAGCATGTGCGCGACTGGCGGGCGCTGCTGGCCCGCATGGCGAACGCGAGCGAAAAATATCTTCTGCTTTCATTTCCGACCGGGAAAATGCGCCCTTTTGAAGTCAACGTCGGACACCTGCGCAATTTCAAAAAAGGAGAAGTGGAAACTTTTCTGGCAGGTGCCGGTTACGAGCCGGTGCGGGTATTTTACGCCGGATTTCCGTTCTATTCGCCGCTTTACCGGGATTTATGCAATTTGACCAACATGGCGAACAATTCCGTCTCGCGCGGAAAATTCGGACGCAAACAGAAACTCATCTCGGCTGTGGGGTATTTCTTTTTCAGGCATCTTTCGACACGCCTCTCAAAAGGCGACCGGTTTGCCGGTTTATTCCGCAGACGCCAGCCTGAAAATTAA
- a CDS encoding Mur ligase family protein, producing the protein MNFSAACAEVMNRQAVRTCHSFESVRAALERLGNPQNRLKYIHITGTNGKGSVAHLCALALARAGIKTGLFVSPHLADVCERISINGLNVSEPEFAGCVGRVVAVEAGKLTFFELLACAAFLHFAENSCGFVVLEAGIGGRLDVTNIIGQSAISVITSVGLDHTELLGGTVEAIAAEKAGIIKSGGVCVCGAMEPSALAVIEAEAVKNNARLIYAPQAFAFRFAGFDWEKGETLLHGPDGSTRAIAALGRHYAANAATVFAVLAELRGMVPGLTPELAYESFLRFSCPARFQVIRNEIKPGSAGVVIVDGAHNPQAAAAFADTFRRSPYCGNQDRVLVIAVMRDKNYRAVLAELAPLYKRFIATRTSSERALPADELAAAIQACNPAADVVVEPDAKTALRLGLGSAVCAVAGSFYLAGSALSCFNRRLKAC; encoded by the coding sequence ATGAATTTCTCAGCCGCCTGCGCCGAAGTGATGAACCGGCAGGCTGTCCGGACGTGCCACTCTTTTGAAAGCGTAAGGGCTGCGCTTGAGCGGCTGGGAAATCCCCAGAACAGATTAAAATATATTCACATTACCGGCACGAACGGCAAAGGCAGCGTGGCGCATCTGTGCGCCCTGGCGCTGGCTCGGGCCGGCATTAAAACCGGGCTTTTTGTGTCGCCGCATCTGGCTGACGTATGCGAGCGGATTTCGATCAACGGGCTGAATGTCTCCGAACCGGAGTTTGCCGGTTGCGTCGGGCGGGTTGTGGCTGTTGAAGCGGGGAAACTCACTTTTTTTGAATTGCTTGCCTGCGCGGCGTTTCTGCATTTCGCGGAGAACAGCTGTGGTTTTGTGGTGCTGGAAGCGGGGATCGGGGGCCGGCTGGACGTTACGAATATTATCGGGCAGTCGGCGATTTCCGTCATTACTTCCGTCGGGCTGGACCATACAGAGCTGCTGGGCGGCACCGTGGAAGCGATCGCGGCGGAAAAGGCGGGGATAATAAAATCCGGCGGAGTTTGCGTCTGCGGCGCAATGGAGCCGTCCGCGCTGGCTGTGATTGAGGCGGAGGCGGTAAAAAATAATGCCCGGCTGATTTACGCGCCGCAGGCATTCGCGTTCCGGTTCGCCGGGTTCGACTGGGAGAAGGGCGAAACCCTGCTTCACGGGCCCGACGGTTCAACCCGCGCGATCGCCGCGCTGGGCCGGCATTACGCCGCCAACGCCGCCACGGTGTTTGCCGTTTTGGCGGAGCTGCGCGGCATGGTGCCCGGACTGACTCCTGAACTGGCGTACGAGTCGTTTCTGCGCTTTAGCTGCCCGGCCCGGTTTCAGGTGATCAGAAATGAAATAAAACCCGGTTCTGCCGGTGTCGTGATTGTGGACGGCGCGCATAATCCGCAGGCCGCCGCCGCATTCGCCGACACTTTCCGGCGGTCGCCCTATTGCGGGAACCAGGATCGGGTTCTTGTGATCGCGGTCATGCGCGACAAGAATTACCGGGCGGTGCTGGCGGAGCTGGCGCCTTTGTATAAGCGTTTTATAGCCACCAGGACCAGTTCGGAGCGGGCGTTGCCCGCGGACGAGCTGGCGGCGGCGATACAAGCGTGCAATCCGGCGGCGGATGTTGTTGTTGAGCCGGACGCAAAAACCGCACTGCGGCTTGGTCTTGGCAGCGCGGTGTGCGCTGTGGCGGGTTCGTTTTATCTTGCGGGTTCCGCGCTGAGCTGTTTTAACCGCCGACTGAAAGCCTGTTAA